One part of the Arabidopsis thaliana chromosome 1 sequence genome encodes these proteins:
- the DREB26 gene encoding Integrase-type DNA-binding superfamily protein (Integrase-type DNA-binding superfamily protein; FUNCTIONS IN: DNA binding, sequence-specific DNA binding transcription factor activity; INVOLVED IN: regulation of transcription, DNA-dependent; LOCATED IN: nucleus, chloroplast; EXPRESSED IN: 22 plant structures; EXPRESSED DURING: 13 growth stages; CONTAINS InterPro DOMAIN/s: DNA-binding, integrase-type (InterPro:IPR016177), Pathogenesis-related transcriptional factor/ERF, DNA-binding (InterPro:IPR001471); BEST Arabidopsis thaliana protein match is: Integrase-type DNA-binding superfamily protein (TAIR:AT1G77640.1); Has 6386 Blast hits to 5661 proteins in 267 species: Archae - 0; Bacteria - 0; Metazoa - 99; Fungi - 9; Plants - 5687; Viruses - 2; Other Eukaryotes - 589 (source: NCBI BLink).): protein MVKQERKIQTSSTKKEMPLSSSPSSSSSSSSSSSSSSCKNKNKKSKIKKYKGVRMRSWGSWVSEIRAPNQKTRIWLGSYSTAEAAARAYDVALLCLKGPQANLNFPTSSSSHHLLDNLLDENTLLSPKSIQRVAAQAANSFNHFAPTSSAVSSPSDHDHHHDDGMQSLMGSFVDNHVSLMDSTSSWYDDHNGMFLFDNGAPFNYSPQLNSTTMLDEYFYEDADIPLWSFN from the coding sequence ATGGTGAAACAAGAACGCAAGATCCAAACCAGCAGCACAAAAAAGGAAATGCCTTtgtcatcatcaccatcttcttcttcttcttcatcttcttcctcgtcttcgtcttcgtgtaagaacaagaacaagaagagtaAGATTAAGAAGTACAAAGGAGTGAGGATGAGAAGTTGGGGATCATGGGTCTCTGAGATTAGGGCACCAAATCAAAAGACAAGGATTTGGTTAGGTTCTTACTCAACAGCTGAAGCAGCTGCTAGAGCTTACGATGTTGCACTCTTATGTCTCAAAGGCCCTCAAGCCAATCTCAACTTccctacttcttcttcttctcatcatcttcttgataATCTCTTAGATGAAAATACCCTTTTGTCCCCCAAATCCATCCAAAGAGTAGCTGCTCAAGCTGCCAACTCATTTAACCATTTTGCCCCTACTTCATCAGCCGTCTCGTCACCGTCCGATCATGATCATCACCATGATGATGGGATGCAATCTTTGATGGGATCTTTTGTGGACAATCATGTGTCTTTGATGGATTCAACATCTTCATGGTATGATGATCATAATGGGATGTTCTTGTTTGATAATGGAGCTCCATTCAATTACTCTCCTCAACTAAACTCGACGACGATGCTCGATGAATACTTCTACGAAGATGCTGACATTCCGCTTTGGAGTTTCAATTAA
- the p24delta5 gene encoding emp24/gp25L/p24 family/GOLD family protein (emp24/gp25L/p24 family/GOLD family protein; FUNCTIONS IN: protein transmembrane transporter activity; INVOLVED IN: intracellular protein transport, transport; LOCATED IN: endomembrane system, integral to membrane, membrane; EXPRESSED IN: 23 plant structures; EXPRESSED DURING: 15 growth stages; CONTAINS InterPro DOMAIN/s: GOLD (InterPro:IPR009038), emp24/gp25L/p24 (InterPro:IPR000348); BEST Arabidopsis thaliana protein match is: emp24/gp25L/p24 family/GOLD family protein (TAIR:AT1G09580.1); Has 1629 Blast hits to 1627 proteins in 232 species: Archae - 0; Bacteria - 0; Metazoa - 735; Fungi - 476; Plants - 235; Viruses - 0; Other Eukaryotes - 183 (source: NCBI BLink).), whose protein sequence is MAINRIAHGSLFLTVVLFFLTVNYGEAIWLTIPTTGGTKCVSEEIQSNVVVLADYYVVDEHNPENTPAVSSKVTSPYGNNLHHQENVTHGQFAFTTQEAGNYLACFWIDSSHHLANPITLGVDWKMGIAAKDWDSVAKKEKIEGVELQLRRLEGLVLSIRENLNYIKDREAEMREVSETTNSRVAWFSIMSLGVCVVVVGSQILYLKRYFHKKKLI, encoded by the exons ATGGCTATTAACAGAATTGCTCATGGTTCTCTGTTTCTGACGGTAGTCTTGTTCTTTCTGACGGTTAATTACGGCGAAGCTATATGGTTGACGATTCCGACGACGGGTGGAACGAAGTGTGTCTCCGAGGAGATACAGAGCAACGTCGTCGTTTTGGCTGATTACTATGTCGTCGATGAGCATAATCCTGAAAATACACCTGCTGTTTCTTCTAAG GTAACATCTCCGTATGGGAACAATCTTCATCACCAAGAAAATGTAACACATGGTCAGTTTGCATTCACAACTCAAGAAGCTGGGAACTACTTGGCTTGTTTCTGGATTGATTCCAGTCATCACTTAGCCAATCCTATAACCCTTGGGGTTGATTGGAAGATGGGTATTGCAGCTAAAGACTGGGACTCTGTTgctaaaaaggaaaagatcGAG GGTGTTGAGCTTCAGTTGAGGAGACTTGAAGGGTTGGTGCTGTCGATTCGTGAGAACTTAAACTATATAAAAGACAG GGAAGCGGAGATGCGAGAAGTGAGTGAAACAACCAACTCAAGAGTGGCTTGGTTCAGTATAATGTCACTCGGGGTTTGCGTTGTGGTTGTGGGTTCACAGATACTGTATCTGAAGAGGTATTTccacaagaagaaacttatCTAG